From Spartinivicinus ruber, the proteins below share one genomic window:
- a CDS encoding coiled-coil domain-containing protein, giving the protein MQNSIWLVAVANFALLLMILVIVLGWQLVKFKRIARFQTKSSENSQLNYIEACINEAQHSLDRVGEVSFSDILQQRITKRHILAFRKQVMLAEQKGFADIDQNQSISSKTEDLIFQAYNQLLCQLQESFNTIVDKQQFGFHDHLIKQVETTTQQERFYGQVGLDEVAIAHLSRQAVLALRKALFSLEAGLLKTEFTTSQFYEELFNQYRALFQNVALPEKLLVAGENEYGNNYTKLVIEQYKKELQCCNKRMKQQEQLLALNKTEINNCIQKGLSGNDAKQMERVAEYNELLEASRYQLDKFKEEVKEKDTTIVHLKMKSNRLQQNTEHILKDALQDDVSMRKMQQDFCDEITKLKLEIGELRSEKKNIELKLKDKDALAARSAP; this is encoded by the coding sequence ATGCAAAACTCAATATGGCTAGTGGCAGTGGCAAATTTTGCGTTATTGCTGATGATCTTGGTAATAGTGCTTGGTTGGCAGTTAGTTAAATTCAAAAGAATAGCGAGATTTCAAACTAAATCCTCTGAGAATAGTCAGCTTAATTATATTGAAGCTTGTATAAATGAAGCACAACATAGTTTAGATCGAGTGGGAGAAGTCAGCTTTAGTGACATATTGCAGCAACGAATTACCAAACGACATATTCTTGCCTTTCGAAAACAAGTCATGTTGGCAGAACAAAAGGGCTTTGCTGATATTGATCAAAATCAATCTATTTCAAGTAAAACAGAGGATTTAATCTTTCAAGCTTATAATCAGCTTTTATGTCAGCTACAAGAGAGTTTTAATACGATTGTTGATAAACAGCAATTTGGTTTTCATGATCATTTGATTAAGCAAGTAGAAACAACAACTCAACAAGAACGTTTTTATGGGCAAGTGGGTCTTGATGAAGTTGCTATTGCCCATTTGTCTCGTCAGGCAGTATTAGCATTGCGAAAAGCACTATTTTCATTAGAAGCTGGCTTGTTAAAAACAGAGTTTACCACAAGTCAGTTTTATGAAGAGCTTTTTAATCAGTATCGAGCCTTGTTTCAAAATGTTGCTCTACCTGAAAAGTTACTTGTTGCGGGTGAAAATGAGTATGGGAATAACTATACAAAGCTTGTAATAGAGCAATACAAAAAAGAACTACAGTGTTGTAATAAAAGGATGAAGCAGCAGGAGCAATTGCTTGCGCTGAATAAAACTGAAATTAATAATTGTATACAGAAAGGGCTTTCAGGTAATGATGCCAAGCAAATGGAAAGAGTAGCTGAATATAATGAATTATTAGAAGCCTCGCGATATCAGCTTGATAAGTTTAAAGAAGAGGTAAAAGAAAAGGATACCACAATTGTTCATTTGAAAATGAAAAGCAATCGATTGCAACAGAATACTGAGCATATTTTGAAAGATGCGTTACAGGATGATGTATCTATGAGAAAAATGCAACAAGATTTTTGTGATGAAATAACAAAGCTTAAACTGGAAATAGGTGAGCTCAGATCAGAAAAGAAAAATATAGAGCTCAAGCTAAAAGATAAAGATGCCTTGGCTGCTCGTTCTGCTCCTTAA
- a CDS encoding ABC transporter permease produces MSTSTSAWQQFKNSDLLYYFKKDKVAIGSAIIFFIMVLAAVMAPLIAPFNPYDLASIDVMDSTLPPVWQEGEADERFLLGTDNQGRDMLSTILYGTRTSLIIGLFAVLLQSVLGIAIGLAAGYYGGRLESFLMRLADVQLSFSTLMVAIVVSTFFQAQLGTETFHEVAIYLLVLIIGISEWPQFARTIRASVLAEKEKEYVQAAQVMGFGGLRIMVRHILPNCLPPIFVIATVQVANAIMSEAALSFLGLGMPETTPSLGSLIRSGFEYLLSGSWWITVIPGLVLVVLVLTINLLGDWLRDVLNPKLYKEI; encoded by the coding sequence ATGAGCACGTCAACATCAGCCTGGCAGCAATTTAAAAACTCTGATCTGCTTTACTATTTTAAAAAAGATAAAGTTGCAATTGGTTCCGCAATCATATTCTTTATAATGGTGCTTGCTGCTGTAATGGCACCATTAATTGCTCCCTTTAACCCTTATGATTTAGCAAGTATTGACGTCATGGACTCCACGTTACCACCTGTATGGCAGGAGGGTGAGGCCGATGAACGATTTTTGTTGGGTACAGATAACCAAGGGCGGGATATGTTGAGTACTATTTTATATGGTACTCGCACCTCACTAATTATTGGGCTCTTTGCCGTATTATTACAATCAGTGTTAGGCATTGCCATAGGGCTTGCAGCAGGTTACTACGGAGGTCGGTTAGAAAGTTTTCTAATGCGTTTGGCAGATGTGCAATTATCTTTTTCAACACTGATGGTTGCAATTGTAGTGTCCACTTTCTTTCAGGCCCAATTGGGTACAGAAACGTTTCATGAAGTAGCAATTTATTTGTTAGTACTTATTATTGGTATTTCTGAGTGGCCTCAGTTTGCTCGTACCATTCGGGCTTCGGTATTAGCTGAAAAAGAAAAAGAGTATGTTCAGGCCGCCCAAGTAATGGGTTTTGGTGGACTACGTATTATGGTGAGACATATTTTGCCTAACTGTTTACCGCCTATCTTTGTTATTGCCACTGTACAAGTAGCCAATGCTATTATGAGTGAAGCAGCGCTTTCATTCCTAGGGTTAGGAATGCCAGAAACGACTCCTTCGTTGGGCTCATTAATCCGTAGTGGTTTTGAATATTTATTAAGTGGCTCCTGGTGGATCACTGTTATTCCAGGCCTTGTGTTAGTAGTTTTAGTGCTAACAATTAATTTACTGGGTGATTGGCTCAGAGATGTATTAAATCCTAAGCTGTATAAAGAAATCTAA
- the ppnN gene encoding nucleotide 5'-monophosphate nucleosidase PpnN, with amino-acid sequence MKQEELISTIVSPIGTMNVLSSSEVSKLQDTTLGGLYKLFRQCALAALNCDEHSDNPYKILEQHKSFDIRIIQEHRGLKLELINAPADAFVDGKLIKGIRQNLFSVVRDILYVANEVTAGNQFDINKSDDISNMVFHMLRHARAFVPKVLPNIVVCWGGHSISDYEYKYTKRVGYQLGLRGYHICTGCGPGAMKGPMKGATIGHAKQRTSDSRFIGITEPGIIAAESPNPIVNELIIMPDIEKRLEAFVRFGHGIVVFPGGPGTCEEILYILGILLHPKNQHIPFPLIFTGPDKSKEYFKQIDNFIGKTLGPKAQRRYKIIIENPPAVAKEMKQGLEEISKFRKQTGDAYHFNWLLTIDHEFQLPFEPTHQEMAALKLTKDQPTYMLAANLRRAMSGIVAGNVKEVGIKAIEEHGPFELTGDPELMADIDQLLQSFVEQHRMKLPGSHYEPCYKIMKN; translated from the coding sequence ATGAAGCAGGAAGAGTTAATTTCGACCATCGTTAGTCCAATAGGAACGATGAATGTGCTGTCAAGCAGTGAAGTCAGCAAGTTACAAGATACTACCCTGGGTGGACTCTATAAACTATTCCGTCAATGCGCCTTAGCCGCACTAAACTGTGACGAACACTCTGACAACCCTTACAAAATTCTTGAACAACATAAAAGCTTTGATATTCGCATTATTCAGGAACACCGAGGCCTTAAACTGGAATTGATTAACGCCCCCGCAGATGCGTTTGTTGATGGTAAGTTGATAAAAGGTATTCGCCAAAACCTTTTTTCAGTGGTAAGAGACATTCTTTATGTAGCGAATGAAGTCACTGCAGGCAATCAATTTGACATTAATAAATCAGACGATATTAGTAATATGGTTTTCCATATGCTCCGTCATGCCAGAGCATTTGTCCCTAAAGTCCTGCCAAACATCGTCGTATGCTGGGGAGGACACTCTATTTCTGACTACGAATATAAATATACTAAACGTGTAGGTTACCAGCTTGGCCTGAGAGGTTACCATATTTGTACCGGGTGTGGCCCAGGAGCAATGAAAGGTCCTATGAAGGGAGCTACAATTGGTCATGCCAAACAACGCACGAGTGATAGCCGTTTTATTGGCATAACAGAGCCAGGGATTATTGCCGCTGAATCACCTAATCCCATAGTGAACGAACTCATCATTATGCCAGACATAGAAAAGCGTCTGGAAGCGTTTGTTCGGTTTGGCCATGGGATTGTCGTATTTCCTGGTGGGCCAGGCACTTGTGAAGAAATCCTATATATTTTAGGTATTTTGCTGCACCCTAAAAACCAACATATACCATTTCCTCTAATTTTTACAGGTCCAGACAAGTCAAAAGAATATTTCAAACAAATAGATAATTTTATTGGAAAAACGTTAGGCCCAAAAGCACAGCGTCGTTATAAAATAATTATTGAAAATCCACCTGCGGTTGCTAAGGAAATGAAACAAGGACTTGAAGAAATTTCTAAATTTCGTAAACAAACAGGTGACGCCTATCATTTTAATTGGTTACTCACTATTGATCATGAGTTTCAACTTCCCTTTGAGCCAACTCATCAAGAAATGGCCGCACTAAAATTAACTAAAGACCAGCCAACTTATATGTTAGCAGCAAACCTTAGACGGGCAATGTCAGGTATTGTTGCTGGCAATGTTAAGGAAGTAGGTATTAAAGCTATAGAAGAACATGGCCCTTTTGAATTAACAGGTGACCCTGAATTAATGGCTGACATCGACCAGCTACTGCAGTCTTTTGTTGAACAACACCGCATGAAACTGCCTGGCAGCCATTATGAACCTTGTTATAAAATCATGAAAAATTAA
- a CDS encoding ABC transporter permease: MIAFLAKRLLQALVVMLVLSLIGFAIQDNLGDPLREMVGQSVSEQEREALKDKLGLNDPFLEQYWRFLKKAVKGDLGTSYFFKEPALEVILKKLPATLELVFGATLIIVFLSIPLGVYAAIKPNSFFTKAIMGFSIIGISVPVFLTAIMLVYIFAIELNWMPSFGRGEVVHIMGYWETGFLTWDGLLHLVLPSIALASIMLPLFIRLIRSEMLEVLHAEYVRFAWAKGLAKYRVWFIHALKNTLLPVVTVGGVQIGTMVAYTILTETVFQWPGMGFMFLEAINRADIPLIQAYLIVVGLIFVITNTIVDLIYGLIDPTVNVAGGSK, translated from the coding sequence ATGATTGCATTTTTAGCTAAGCGGCTATTGCAAGCGTTAGTAGTAATGCTTGTATTAAGTTTAATTGGGTTTGCTATTCAGGATAATTTAGGTGACCCATTAAGAGAAATGGTTGGCCAATCTGTTTCTGAACAGGAACGGGAAGCTTTAAAAGATAAGTTAGGCTTAAATGATCCCTTTTTAGAGCAATATTGGCGCTTTTTGAAAAAAGCGGTGAAAGGTGATTTGGGGACTTCCTATTTTTTTAAAGAGCCTGCACTTGAAGTAATTTTAAAGAAATTGCCAGCTACCTTGGAACTTGTATTTGGTGCTACTTTAATTATTGTTTTCTTATCAATCCCATTAGGTGTTTATGCCGCAATTAAGCCCAATAGTTTTTTTACAAAAGCAATTATGGGATTCAGTATTATTGGTATTTCAGTTCCTGTTTTCCTGACTGCTATTATGTTGGTTTATATATTTGCGATTGAATTAAATTGGATGCCTTCATTTGGTCGGGGTGAGGTTGTCCATATCATGGGTTATTGGGAAACAGGTTTTCTGACGTGGGATGGTTTATTACATTTGGTGTTGCCTAGTATTGCGTTAGCTAGCATTATGCTGCCTCTATTTATTCGTTTAATTCGCTCGGAAATGCTGGAAGTGTTGCATGCCGAATATGTACGGTTTGCCTGGGCTAAAGGATTAGCGAAATACCGTGTTTGGTTTATTCATGCCTTGAAAAATACTCTATTGCCAGTGGTTACTGTTGGTGGTGTGCAAATAGGCACCATGGTGGCATACACAATTCTTACCGAAACTGTTTTCCAATGGCCGGGAATGGGCTTTATGTTTTTGGAAGCTATTAATCGTGCCGATATCCCCTTAATTCAGGCTTATTTGATAGTTGTAGGGCTAATTTTTGTTATCACCAATACTATTGTTGACCTTATCTATGGGCTGATTGATCCTACAGTGAATGTAGCAGGAGGTAGTAAATGA
- a CDS encoding ABC transporter ATP-binding protein: MALLEVKNLKIEFPSRFGVATAVHEASFSVEPGEVVGLVGESGAGKSTIGNAIIDLLSPPGRVAGGEVFLKGEKISQLPADKIREIRGQQIGFIFQDPMTSLNPLLTIEQQMVETILANSSISKQQAQQKALEMLQQVGIPEPEIRIKQYPHQFSGGMRQRVVIAIALCSEPKLIIADEPTTALDVSIQDQILELIKSLCKQRQVGCILVTHDMGVIANVTDRVAVMYRGKIVEMGTTEQILSKPSHPYTKSLISAVPRSDVKLARFPLVDYIEAAEVAFEKIDISNHWLGQGNHFEATDADHLLKVDKVCLKFKTQSALLKKNCKYVQAADNVSFTVKAGETFGLVGESGSGKSTIARIIAGLYTPDSGVIEFAGRELTGLTEAQRRPFRRELQMVFQNPYSSMNPRMCIADIIAEPIRFHKLASSNQQIQQIVGDLLEHVGLGRKAGVKYPHEFSGGQRQRISIARALATRPRFLICDEPTSALDVSVQAQILNLLKDLQDELSLTMLFISHDLPVIRQVCDRIGVMRYGSLVEVAETEQLFTNPQHEYTQQLLDLMPKLTQLSREGLEIVESRA; the protein is encoded by the coding sequence ATGGCATTACTAGAAGTAAAAAATCTGAAAATTGAATTTCCTTCCCGCTTTGGTGTTGCAACGGCGGTACATGAGGCCAGTTTCTCAGTAGAGCCGGGTGAAGTTGTTGGTTTAGTTGGAGAGAGTGGTGCAGGTAAATCAACCATTGGTAATGCTATTATTGACTTATTAAGCCCACCGGGTCGAGTAGCAGGTGGTGAAGTGTTTTTAAAAGGAGAGAAAATATCACAACTGCCGGCAGATAAAATTCGAGAAATTCGCGGCCAACAAATTGGTTTTATCTTTCAAGATCCAATGACATCACTTAATCCTTTGTTGACTATTGAACAGCAAATGGTTGAGACCATATTGGCAAATAGTAGTATATCAAAGCAGCAAGCTCAGCAAAAAGCGCTAGAAATGCTACAACAGGTGGGTATTCCTGAACCGGAAATTAGAATTAAGCAATATCCTCATCAATTTTCTGGAGGGATGCGGCAGCGAGTTGTTATAGCTATTGCTTTATGTTCTGAGCCTAAATTGATTATTGCAGACGAACCAACAACGGCTCTGGATGTGTCCATTCAAGACCAAATACTGGAGCTGATAAAGTCGTTATGTAAACAACGTCAGGTGGGGTGTATTCTGGTTACCCACGATATGGGGGTTATTGCTAACGTAACTGATCGTGTAGCAGTTATGTACCGCGGTAAAATTGTAGAAATGGGGACGACTGAACAAATTCTAAGCAAACCGTCGCATCCTTATACAAAAAGCTTGATCAGTGCGGTTCCTCGCTCCGATGTAAAATTAGCGCGATTTCCACTAGTTGATTACATCGAAGCAGCAGAAGTTGCTTTTGAAAAAATTGATATCAGTAACCATTGGCTTGGTCAGGGAAATCATTTTGAAGCGACCGATGCAGACCATTTGTTAAAAGTTGATAAGGTTTGCTTAAAGTTTAAAACGCAATCGGCTTTATTAAAGAAAAACTGTAAGTATGTGCAAGCAGCTGATAATGTATCCTTTACGGTAAAAGCAGGGGAAACCTTTGGTCTAGTAGGGGAAAGCGGCAGTGGAAAGTCAACCATTGCACGAATAATTGCTGGACTTTACACACCTGACTCTGGTGTTATCGAATTTGCAGGAAGAGAGCTCACTGGCTTAACAGAAGCACAGCGAAGACCATTTCGTCGTGAATTGCAAATGGTTTTCCAAAACCCTTACTCTTCAATGAATCCCAGAATGTGCATAGCAGATATTATTGCAGAGCCTATTCGATTTCATAAACTGGCATCCTCCAACCAACAAATACAACAGATAGTCGGTGATTTGTTAGAGCACGTTGGCCTTGGTCGTAAAGCGGGTGTTAAGTATCCTCATGAGTTTTCAGGAGGGCAGCGACAAAGAATTTCGATTGCACGAGCATTGGCCACACGCCCGCGATTTTTAATCTGTGATGAACCCACCTCTGCATTGGACGTATCTGTACAGGCGCAAATTCTTAACTTGTTAAAAGATTTGCAGGATGAGTTGTCGCTGACGATGCTGTTTATCAGCCATGATTTACCAGTTATACGTCAAGTGTGTGATCGCATTGGAGTGATGCGCTATGGAAGTTTGGTGGAAGTGGCTGAAACAGAGCAGTTATTTACTAATCCACAACATGAATATACACAACAACTGCTAGATCTAATGCCAAAGTTAACCCAGTTATCCCGAGAAGGGTTGGAGATTGTGGAATCACGAGCTTAA
- a CDS encoding glycerophosphodiester phosphodiesterase, translating to MIKKAILLGVVSTSILAIGGYWVLKATAKSAPHYPVYDDLPTPAVIAHRGGRGLWPENTLYAFQKAVKLGVDMLELDIRQTKDGQLVVLHDEYVDRTTNGEGPINSFTLAEAKKLDAGFNWTKDNKSFPFRGKDIVIPTFQEVLENFPAQKMIVEIKQAQPAIERAVCQAIQAAKKEDHIIIGSFYPEVLKRFRQVCPEIATSASPNEVKLLFAAERLGLTDLLSPAASALQIPKQDGKIEVATPSFIRAAHDRMLQVQVWTINDPDMMLSLIANGADGIITDYPDRLLNLMRK from the coding sequence ATGATAAAAAAAGCGATTCTGCTAGGCGTAGTAAGCACTTCCATTTTAGCTATTGGTGGCTATTGGGTTCTAAAAGCTACCGCCAAATCCGCCCCTCATTACCCTGTTTATGATGATTTACCGACACCTGCTGTGATTGCTCATCGTGGCGGAAGAGGATTGTGGCCTGAAAATACCTTATATGCCTTTCAGAAAGCTGTAAAGCTGGGTGTAGATATGCTGGAGCTTGATATCCGTCAAACCAAAGACGGACAGCTCGTAGTATTACACGATGAATATGTTGATCGTACCACCAATGGTGAAGGCCCCATAAATAGCTTTACCTTAGCAGAAGCAAAGAAACTAGACGCTGGCTTCAACTGGACCAAAGATAATAAGAGCTTTCCCTTTCGTGGCAAAGACATTGTTATACCGACATTTCAGGAAGTACTTGAAAACTTTCCAGCGCAAAAAATGATTGTCGAAATAAAACAGGCTCAACCAGCAATCGAGCGAGCTGTCTGCCAGGCAATTCAGGCGGCAAAAAAAGAAGATCACATCATTATCGGCTCTTTCTACCCTGAAGTATTAAAACGCTTTAGACAAGTGTGTCCGGAAATTGCTACCTCTGCTAGCCCTAATGAGGTCAAGCTACTATTTGCTGCTGAGCGGCTAGGGCTAACTGACTTACTTAGCCCTGCTGCCAGTGCTCTACAAATTCCCAAGCAAGATGGCAAGATCGAAGTTGCTACACCGTCATTCATTAGAGCAGCTCATGATCGCATGTTGCAAGTGCAAGTGTGGACGATTAACGACCCAGACATGATGCTCTCATTAATTGCAAACGGGGCTGATGGGATTATCACTGATTACCCTGATCGATTACTGAATTTGATGCGTAAATAA
- a CDS encoding ABC transporter substrate-binding protein, translated as MKRGVTLLASVALAATMSFAAAAKTLKMAYDADPVSLDPHEQLSGGTLQLSHMIFDPLVRWNKDLKVEGRLAERWERIDDKTVRFFLHKGVKFHSGNELTALDVKWTFNRLRTSPDFKAIFAPFDAVKVVDKYTVDLVTAEPYPLTLNAATYIFPMDSKFYTGFDGNNKSKDALVKHGNSYASTHASGTGAFIVEKREQGVRVDFKRFDQYWDKKSPGNVKQIVLTPIKEAPTRVAALLSGDVDFIAPVPPTDLDRIKKDPKVDLVTLSGTRIITFQLNQQRVEAFKNPKVRQAIVYAINNEGIAKKIMRGFATTAAQQSPKGYSGFNPNLKPRYDLKKAKQLMKEAGHEKGFSVTMMAPNNRYVNDAKIAQAVASMLAKINIKVDLKTMPKAQYWAEFDKRAADIMMIGWHSDTEDSANFTEFLLMCPDKETGFGQYNSGNYCNPAVDKLVIASGKETNSEKRAAMLQKVEQMLYDDAAFVPLHWQDLAWAAKKNVKIEPILNVMNFPYLGDLVIE; from the coding sequence ATGAAACGTGGAGTAACCTTACTGGCAAGTGTCGCCTTAGCTGCAACGATGAGTTTTGCGGCGGCGGCTAAGACACTTAAAATGGCCTATGATGCAGACCCAGTCTCACTTGACCCTCATGAGCAGCTTTCAGGTGGTACACTGCAGTTGTCGCATATGATTTTTGATCCATTGGTTCGTTGGAATAAAGACTTAAAAGTAGAAGGTCGTTTAGCTGAACGTTGGGAGCGGATAGACGATAAAACCGTACGCTTTTTCCTGCATAAAGGCGTTAAGTTTCACTCAGGGAATGAACTAACGGCACTGGATGTTAAATGGACCTTTAATCGTTTAAGAACCAGCCCAGACTTTAAAGCGATTTTTGCGCCTTTTGACGCGGTAAAAGTGGTTGACAAATATACTGTCGATTTGGTGACAGCCGAGCCTTATCCATTAACACTTAATGCTGCAACTTATATTTTCCCTATGGATAGTAAGTTCTATACAGGTTTTGATGGTAATAATAAGTCAAAAGATGCTTTGGTAAAACATGGTAATTCTTATGCGTCCACACATGCATCCGGCACAGGTGCATTTATTGTTGAGAAACGCGAGCAAGGAGTTCGGGTTGACTTCAAACGTTTTGATCAATATTGGGATAAAAAATCACCTGGTAATGTTAAGCAAATTGTATTAACACCAATTAAAGAAGCTCCAACTCGAGTTGCAGCATTGTTATCAGGAGATGTTGATTTTATCGCTCCAGTACCACCTACTGATTTAGATCGAATCAAAAAAGACCCTAAAGTAGATTTAGTGACTTTATCGGGTACTCGAATTATCACTTTTCAATTAAACCAACAAAGAGTGGAAGCTTTTAAAAATCCTAAGGTTAGGCAAGCCATTGTTTATGCTATCAATAATGAAGGTATTGCCAAAAAAATCATGAGAGGGTTTGCGACGACTGCTGCTCAGCAAAGTCCAAAAGGTTATTCTGGATTTAATCCAAACCTTAAACCTCGTTATGACTTGAAAAAAGCCAAGCAATTAATGAAGGAGGCAGGTCATGAAAAAGGATTTAGTGTAACAATGATGGCACCGAATAACCGCTATGTGAATGATGCTAAAATTGCTCAGGCTGTGGCAAGTATGCTAGCCAAAATAAATATTAAAGTAGACCTAAAAACAATGCCAAAAGCACAATACTGGGCAGAGTTTGATAAACGTGCTGCGGATATAATGATGATAGGCTGGCATTCAGATACAGAAGACTCGGCTAATTTCACTGAGTTTTTATTGATGTGTCCTGATAAGGAAACAGGTTTCGGTCAATATAATAGCGGCAACTATTGCAATCCAGCGGTTGACAAATTAGTGATTGCCAGTGGTAAGGAAACTAACTCAGAAAAACGGGCTGCAATGCTGCAAAAAGTTGAGCAAATGCTTTATGATGACGCAGCATTCGTACCTCTACATTGGCAGGATTTGGCTTGGGCGGCTAAGAAGAATGTTAAAATTGAGCCAATTTTGAATGTTATGAATTTCCCTTATCTGGGTGATCTAGTCATTGAATAA
- the alaE gene encoding L-alanine exporter AlaE encodes MRYWFSKRSLADTFAFISFAFVTGLFFEIVVTGLSVEQSLQSRLVNIPVNILIASPYGLFRDWIFKLFNAINASQLKRSAVDTLAFVLFHPVIYGLTLVAVGANVEQIVTACSVLIIASIFMARPYGIYLQFCRNLFRIEVIPGTAS; translated from the coding sequence ATGCGTTATTGGTTTTCGAAACGCTCATTGGCAGATACGTTTGCGTTTATCTCATTTGCATTTGTTACTGGGTTGTTTTTTGAAATTGTTGTAACAGGGCTTTCTGTGGAGCAGTCACTGCAATCCCGGTTGGTAAATATCCCAGTTAATATACTAATTGCTTCGCCTTATGGGTTATTTCGCGACTGGATATTTAAGCTATTTAATGCCATAAATGCCTCACAGCTGAAGCGCTCAGCAGTAGATACTTTGGCTTTTGTTTTATTTCATCCGGTTATTTATGGTTTAACTTTGGTGGCTGTGGGTGCAAATGTTGAACAAATAGTTACTGCTTGTAGTGTGTTGATTATTGCATCAATATTTATGGCAAGGCCCTACGGTATTTATTTACAGTTTTGTAGAAACCTGTTCAGAATTGAAGTAATACCTGGTACTGCATCCTAA
- a CDS encoding riboflavin synthase subunit alpha, with translation MFTGIVACTLPVANIEKKHQLYRFSFQFPESLLVGLTLGASVAINGACLTVTAIEGDVVSFDAMMETLRITNLVNLNVGDQVNLERAARFGDEIGGHLLSGHIHAMAEVIATESPENNKKVTFKVPTELQDYLFEKGYVALNGVSLTLSELNQDSFSVYFIPETLRVTTFGQVEVGDQVNLEVDSQTQAVVDTVKRINVKKQYTDKANR, from the coding sequence ATGTTTACTGGAATAGTCGCTTGTACATTACCTGTTGCAAATATTGAAAAAAAACATCAGTTATATCGGTTTTCGTTTCAATTTCCTGAATCGTTATTAGTGGGCCTAACACTGGGAGCAAGTGTTGCCATTAATGGGGCTTGTTTGACTGTCACAGCAATAGAAGGTGATGTGGTCAGCTTTGACGCTATGATGGAAACCCTGCGGATCACCAACTTAGTGAATTTAAATGTAGGTGATCAGGTAAATCTTGAGCGTGCTGCACGGTTTGGCGATGAAATTGGTGGGCATCTCTTATCTGGGCATATCCATGCTATGGCGGAGGTCATTGCTACTGAATCACCAGAAAATAATAAAAAAGTGACCTTCAAAGTGCCAACTGAGTTGCAGGATTATTTATTTGAAAAAGGTTATGTAGCGCTAAATGGAGTTAGTCTGACTTTATCTGAATTAAATCAAGATAGTTTTAGTGTTTATTTTATCCCTGAAACTTTGCGGGTAACTACTTTTGGTCAGGTTGAAGTGGGTGATCAAGTCAATTTGGAAGTGGACAGTCAAACCCAGGCAGTTGTGGATACCGTCAAACGGATCAATGTGAAAAAACAATATACTGATAAGGCTAATCGGTGA